Part of the Paludisphaera borealis genome, AAGCCCCGACCGTCCACCTCGACCCCCGCGTGCTCCAGGCCGACGCCGTCGGTGTTCGGCGTCCGACCGCTTGCGGCCAGCAGGTGGGTCCCCTCGACCACGATCTCCGACCCATCACGCGTCGCGTGCATCTTCACCGACGCGCCGGACGTCCCCTCGACGCGCGTGATCTTCGCGCGGGTGCAGACCTCGATCCCCTCGTCCTCGCAGAGTTGTCGCAGGCCGTCCGAGACGTCCGGATCTTCCCGGTGCGCGAGAGCGCCGTTCCGCTCGACGATGGTCACGCGGCTGCCGAAGCGGCGAAACGCCTGAGCCAGTTCGAGGCCGACGTAGCCGCCGCCGAGGACGAGCAGATGATCCGGGGCCACGTCGAGTTCGAGGGCCTCGACGTGCGTCAGCGGTCGCGCTTCAGCGAGGCCCGGCGTCCGGTCGATCCGCGCGCGGGTGCCCGTGTTGATCACGACGATCGCGCCGCGCAGCGTTCGCGTGCCGCCGTCGGCCAGGTCCACCTCGATCGTCTTCGGCGCGACGAAGCGGCCTTGCCCCATCACCAGCTCGGCGCCGCTCGCCTTGTACTTCTCAAGGTGCATTGCGATTAGCCCGTCGACCATCGCGCGCTTGCGGTCGCGCACCACGCCCATGTCGACTTTCCAGCCCCCCGCGTCGATCCCGAACTCGGCGCCCCTGCGGAAATACGAGGCGACCTTGGCGCTCTGGATGACGTTCTTGCTCGGCAGGCAAGCGATGTTCGGGCACGAGCCCCCGACATACCGCCGTTCGACGACCGCCGCCCGTTTGCCCTTCGAGGCGAGCGTCCAGGCGATGAGCTTGCCCGACGCGCCGCTGCCCAGAACCACCACGTCGTACTCTTCAGGGTTCGACACGTTCGCCTCCGTAGATCGGACCGTCGGATGCATCATCCCCATGATCGCCGCGCCGAGGCGTCGTCGGAAGACAGCTGTCGGAACAGACGCGCGTTTCTTTGCACATCTTAAACCGTCTTAATTCTCATTTTCCGGTTCGCTCCACGTAATGAGCCTGCTCGTTCCACGTAACGTGTGTGAACGCTCCTCAATTGCTCACTCGACGCCGAAGGCGTACAGCTCGCCGCAAGGGCCGCCGTCATGAACACCTGGATTCAGATCGCCGTTGGATTGACGACTTCGTACCTGATCGCGACCCTGTCGGAATCATACATGCACCGCGCGATCGGCCATGCGGGCGCGCGAACGCGCCGAAACTGGGCGCGGCATCCCAGGCTCTGCGGGTTTTTGACGAGGGCGCACTACCGGCACGCCGTGGTTCACCACGGGCTCACATACGCGCGGGATCATGTGACGCAATTCCTTGATGAGTCGGACAAGGCCAGGGTGGACGCGATTCTCAAGCCGCGAGGTGATTGGCTGATCGAGAAGGAGCGTTACGGATTGACCATCCACTTGCGCGGCGTGTTGACCTTCAACGCGATCGCCCTGCCGATGCCGCCCGTCCTTTTCTGGCTCTGCGGGCCGATCGCCTGTCTGAGCGCGTTGCCGGTGCCGATCGCGGTGCCGCTGCTGTCGATGTTCATTCATCCGTATCTCCACCTGCCTCACGAGGATGCCGTTCGACTGGCCCCCCGCCCACTGGCGGTCTTGCTCAGGACGCGTTATTGTCGCGCCCTGGCTCGGCATCACTACGTGCACCACGTTTACCAGCGGTTCAACTTCAACCTCCTGATGGGCGGCGATTGGCTGCTGGGCACCTACCGCCAAGCCAGCCCGGACGACCTGCTGGCCATGGAGGCGATCGGCATCCCGACCCACGAATCCCGTCAAGCCCCGCCAGCGTGCTAACAGCTGCTGCTCGGAAAAGAGCCCCGCGAGGGCATGCCCCGATACAAGCCCGAAGCGCCAGCGAGTGAATGAATTCCAACGGCCGACCGCCGATTCACTCGCTGGCGCTTCGAGCTGGTATTCGGACCCGGTCGACCGGACTGTCGGCTACCAGGATTTCGAGAACGACCGACCAGGGCCGACGCGCCGCCGCACGATTCCCGCAGGCGCCCCAGCTTTCGGAACGAATCGCGTGGATGGCGGAAGTTCGGAGGGAAATAGCGGGATCTCGCGTTTTTTTAGTAAGGGCGGGGGGCGGGACCGCGTATACAATGCCGATTCCGGGGCGGAGCGTCGTCGGCGTCGGGCGGTCCGGGGCGAGCCTGTCCGATCCACACCCTTGCATTCGTCGGATTGGTCGAGGCCGCGCGTCACCCGCGTCGCCTTGAAGTGAAGGAGCCGCCTGATGAGAACCCGAACCGTCGCCGGGCTGCTAGTCCCGTCGCTCTTGCTCCTCGCGTCATGGGCCGTGCAAGGGCGATCCTCCGCTTCCGGGAAGCCCGCGCGCGAGGAGCCCGCCAACGCCGGCAAGACCACGCAAATCAAGGTCCGGGTCCTCGAAGGCATACCCTCCCAGTTCCAGGCGCGGATCGAGCAGCAGAAGCGGGCGCTCAGCAAGGTCGTCCCGCCGTCGGTGGGCCTCGCCCCCCGCGCCATGCTGAACCTGACCAAGCGCTGGACCAACGGCCAGACGCTCAAGATCGCCTTCAAGGGGGGCGATGCGAACCTGCACAAGCGGATCGCCGACGTCGTCTCGGAATGGACCCGGTACGCCAACCTCAAGTTCGACTTCGGCGTCGACCCGGCGACCGGTCAGTACCGGCGGTGGACGCCCACCGACGCCGAGTTCGCCGCCGAGATCCGGGTGTCGTTCAACCAACCGGGCTACTTTTCGCTGGTCGCGCGCGACAGCGTCGACCCGCAGATCGCCCGGCCCGGCGAGGCGTCGCTCAATCTCGAAGGCTTCGACAAAAAACTGCCCTCCGACTGGAAGGGAGTCGCCCTTCACGAATTCGGCCACGCCATCGGCTTCGAGCACGAACACCAGGGGCCGGGCTCGATGTGCGACTTCCGGTTCGACGACGACCCCGGGTACGTCGCCGCGACCGACGACTTCGGCCAGTTCGTCCCCGACCCCGCCGGCAGGCGCCCCGGCCTCTACACGCTGCTCGGCGGCCCGCCCAACAACTGGCCGCAGGCCGTCGTCGACCACAACCTCAAAGACCTGCCGGCGACGAGCGCTTACAGCGGGGGGGCGTTCGACAAGCTCTCGATTATGAAATACTTTTTTGAGGACTACATGTTCATTTCGGGAACCGCCAGCCCGTGCTATACGGATTCCGAGAACGTCGTGATCTCCACGCTCGACAAGATCGGCGCCGCCCGGGTCTACCCCCGCGCCCTGGACGCCATCGCGGCCGACGACCAGATCCGCGCCAAGATCTTCGACGTGCTGTCCAAGGCCGAGACCCTGCCGGCGACGACGAAGAAGCATTTCAACCACCTCCTCGACGGGCTCAAGCACTAGAGACGGCCGGCCTCTGGCCGCGCCGCAACGCGACAGAAATCCGCGCTCGTTCGAGGGGATCGAATCGAGCCGAATCGATGTGACGCGACAGCGAGGGGAGGGGGTCGCGCGGG contains:
- a CDS encoding dihydrolipoyl dehydrogenase family protein; the encoded protein is MSNPEEYDVVVLGSGASGKLIAWTLASKGKRAAVVERRYVGGSCPNIACLPSKNVIQSAKVASYFRRGAEFGIDAGGWKVDMGVVRDRKRAMVDGLIAMHLEKYKASGAELVMGQGRFVAPKTIEVDLADGGTRTLRGAIVVINTGTRARIDRTPGLAEARPLTHVEALELDVAPDHLLVLGGGYVGLELAQAFRRFGSRVTIVERNGALAHREDPDVSDGLRQLCEDEGIEVCTRAKITRVEGTSGASVKMHATRDGSEIVVEGTHLLAASGRTPNTDGVGLEHAGVEVDGRGFVKVDERLRTTAAGVWAAGDCAGSPQFTHIAEDDFRVVLSDLAGGSRTTTGRQVPYCLFTDPELARIGLSETEAKAKGIAYRLAKIPMTAVLRTWTLSEPRGFLKALVEPDGDRILGFTAFGAEAGELMAVVQVAMIAGLPYTALRDAILTHPTIAEGLGPLFAAVPAGA